One window of Nymphaea colorata isolate Beijing-Zhang1983 chromosome 1, ASM883128v2, whole genome shotgun sequence genomic DNA carries:
- the LOC116245635 gene encoding UPF0481 protein At3g47200-like isoform X2, translating to MEEDRLAWVAKLESRSREYDDARYLKKMSKTTIYKLPYDIVNVSGPSSTYAPRMASFGPYHHGKPHLKPMEFHKERALYRIQARTQVPLSRFVYSLMQVEQQVRDSYCDIDPDMSSEAFLKMMLLDGCFMLELLLFDGRLLQSPSLNGGAEPAYASVGREDFGSPSYILSRFDPIFSRHGKKHAFTLLRRDMLMLENQIPLLVLKRLLDAGKEGEVGNNVYRKCIIRRPEQSSNQHAPLPFPMGIDLIGGCARSAKSLHEAGVKFRRSKRQSGLNIKFSRYGVLTLPFIKIDNHTAPVYMNLMAFERMHPEAGCQVTSYVAFMDDLIDTAEDVSLLSSNGIVRNDLGSDDAAANLFNRVGDNIVLVDDSNDHTCQIKRQLKVYASSAWNVWRAHLRHTYFNNPWSLLSLSAAIFLLALTIAQTLYSILSYYTRY from the exons ATGGAGGAAGACAGGCTCGCCTGGGTGGCGAAGCTCGAAAGCAGATCCAGAGAATATGACGATGCAAGATACCTGAAGAAGATGTCGAAGACAACGATTTACAAATTGCCCTATGACATTGTTAATGTCTCGGGGCCCAGTAGCACCTACGCCCCACGGATGGCCTCTTTCGGCCCCTACCACCATGGGAAACCACACTTGAAGCCCATGGAGTTCCACAAAGAAAGAGCTCTATACAGGATCCAAGCGAGAACCCAAGTCCCACTGTCTCGCTTCGTTTATTCCTTGATGCAAGTGGAACAGCAAGTCAGGGATAGCTACTGCGACATCGATCCAGATATGTCGTCTGAAGCTTTCTTGAAGATGATGCTCCTTGATGGTTGCTTCATGCTTGAACTCCTGCTCTTTGATGGTCGTCTCCTGCAGAGCCCTTCACTAAATGGTGGAGCTGAACCTGCTTATGCATCCGTTGGACGAGAAGATTTTGGTTCTCCCAGCTACATCTTAAGCCGTTTCGATCCCATCTTCAGCCGCCACGGGAAGAAGCATGCGTTCACCTTGCTGCGCCGGGATATGCTGATGCTAGAAAACCAAATCCCTCTTCTTGTTCTAAAGAGGCTTCTTGATGcagggaaagaaggagaagtTGGAAACA ACGTCTACAGGAAGTGCATAATCCGGCGCCCGGAGCAGAGTTCTAATCAGCATGCTCCTTTGCCATTTCCAATGGGGATTGACCTTATTG GTGGATGCGCTCGATCTGCAAAGAGTCTTCATGAAGCAGGAGTAAAATTCAGAAGGAGCAAACGGCAAAGCGGGTTGAACATAAAGTTCAGTAGATATGGCGTGCTCACCCTTCCATTCATTAAGATAGATAATCACACAGCACCTGTCTACATGAACCTGATGGCCTTCGAGCGCATGCACCCAGAAGCAGGCTGCCAAGTGACCTCATATGTGGCTTTCATGGATGATCTTATAGACACTGCAGAGGACGTGAGCCTCCTTAGCTCCAACGGAATCGTGAGGAATGATCTTGGGAGCGACGATGCAGCTGCCAATCTCTTCAACAGGGTGGGAGATAACATTGTTCTTGTAGacgattcaaatgatcacacatgtCAGATCAAAAGACAGTTGAAGGTCTACGCTTCCTCTGCTTGGAATGTATGGCGTGCACATCTGAGGCATACCTACTTCAACAATCCATGGTCCCTGTTATCACTCTCTGCTGCCATATTTCTGCTAGCTTTAACAATTGCTCAGACTCTGTATTCCATCCTGTCTTATTACACCCGCTACTGA
- the LOC116245635 gene encoding UPF0481 protein At3g47200-like isoform X1 has translation MEEDRLAWVAKLESRSREYDDARYLKKMSKTTIYKLPYDIVNVSGPSSTYAPRMASFGPYHHGKPHLKPMEFHKERALYRIQARTQVPLSRFVYSLMQVEQQVRDSYCDIDPDMSSEAFLKMMLLDGCFMLELLLFDGRLLQSPSLNGGAEPAYASVGREDFGSPSYILSRFDPIFSRHGKKHAFTLLRRDMLMLENQIPLLVLKRLLDAGKEGEVGNSVDLNRLITKFFDFPSFSMPDLGLHVLDVYRKCIIRRPEQSSNQHAPLPFPMGIDLIGGCARSAKSLHEAGVKFRRSKRQSGLNIKFSRYGVLTLPFIKIDNHTAPVYMNLMAFERMHPEAGCQVTSYVAFMDDLIDTAEDVSLLSSNGIVRNDLGSDDAAANLFNRVGDNIVLVDDSNDHTCQIKRQLKVYASSAWNVWRAHLRHTYFNNPWSLLSLSAAIFLLALTIAQTLYSILSYYTRY, from the exons ATGGAGGAAGACAGGCTCGCCTGGGTGGCGAAGCTCGAAAGCAGATCCAGAGAATATGACGATGCAAGATACCTGAAGAAGATGTCGAAGACAACGATTTACAAATTGCCCTATGACATTGTTAATGTCTCGGGGCCCAGTAGCACCTACGCCCCACGGATGGCCTCTTTCGGCCCCTACCACCATGGGAAACCACACTTGAAGCCCATGGAGTTCCACAAAGAAAGAGCTCTATACAGGATCCAAGCGAGAACCCAAGTCCCACTGTCTCGCTTCGTTTATTCCTTGATGCAAGTGGAACAGCAAGTCAGGGATAGCTACTGCGACATCGATCCAGATATGTCGTCTGAAGCTTTCTTGAAGATGATGCTCCTTGATGGTTGCTTCATGCTTGAACTCCTGCTCTTTGATGGTCGTCTCCTGCAGAGCCCTTCACTAAATGGTGGAGCTGAACCTGCTTATGCATCCGTTGGACGAGAAGATTTTGGTTCTCCCAGCTACATCTTAAGCCGTTTCGATCCCATCTTCAGCCGCCACGGGAAGAAGCATGCGTTCACCTTGCTGCGCCGGGATATGCTGATGCTAGAAAACCAAATCCCTCTTCTTGTTCTAAAGAGGCTTCTTGATGcagggaaagaaggagaagtTGGAAACAGTGTTGATCTCAATCGATTGATAACCAAATTTTTTGACTTCCCTTCTTTTTCGATGCCTGATCTTGGTTTGCATGTTCTAGACGTCTACAGGAAGTGCATAATCCGGCGCCCGGAGCAGAGTTCTAATCAGCATGCTCCTTTGCCATTTCCAATGGGGATTGACCTTATTG GTGGATGCGCTCGATCTGCAAAGAGTCTTCATGAAGCAGGAGTAAAATTCAGAAGGAGCAAACGGCAAAGCGGGTTGAACATAAAGTTCAGTAGATATGGCGTGCTCACCCTTCCATTCATTAAGATAGATAATCACACAGCACCTGTCTACATGAACCTGATGGCCTTCGAGCGCATGCACCCAGAAGCAGGCTGCCAAGTGACCTCATATGTGGCTTTCATGGATGATCTTATAGACACTGCAGAGGACGTGAGCCTCCTTAGCTCCAACGGAATCGTGAGGAATGATCTTGGGAGCGACGATGCAGCTGCCAATCTCTTCAACAGGGTGGGAGATAACATTGTTCTTGTAGacgattcaaatgatcacacatgtCAGATCAAAAGACAGTTGAAGGTCTACGCTTCCTCTGCTTGGAATGTATGGCGTGCACATCTGAGGCATACCTACTTCAACAATCCATGGTCCCTGTTATCACTCTCTGCTGCCATATTTCTGCTAGCTTTAACAATTGCTCAGACTCTGTATTCCATCCTGTCTTATTACACCCGCTACTGA